A part of Podarcis muralis chromosome 13, rPodMur119.hap1.1, whole genome shotgun sequence genomic DNA contains:
- the LOC114607974 gene encoding uncharacterized protein LOC114607974 isoform X9, with protein sequence MEATIPAKEKYLQHCTAKASAMAVRAPAPRGDASAERYLFVDRNQVGNPASQADWTAKRLVWVPSERHGFEAAGLREERGDEVLVELAENGRQVLVAKDDIQKMNPPKFTKVEDMAELTCLNEASVLHNLKDRYYSGLIYTYSGLFCVVINPYKNLPIYTEQIVEMYRGKKRHEMPPHIYAISEAAYRSMLQDREDQSILCTGESGAGKTENTKKVIQYLAHVASSHKARKDHNVPGELERQLLQANPILEAFGNAKTVKNDNSSRFGKFIRINFDVAGYIVGANIETYLLEKSRAIRQAKDERTFHIFYQLLVGAGEHVKGELLLEPFNQYRFVSNGYLPIPGQQDKEIFHETMESMRIMGFSHEEIHCMLRMVSAVLQFGNIVFRKERNTDQASMPDNTAAQKLCHLLGMNVTEFTRAILTPRIKVGRDYVQKAQTKEQADFAVEALAKATYERLFRWLVHRINRALDRTKRQGASFIGILDIAGFEIFQLNSFEQLCINYTNEKLQQLFNHTMFVLEQEEYQREGIEWNFIDFGLDLQPCIDLIERPANPPGVLALLDEECWFPKATDKSFVEKVTQEQGTHPKFQKPRQLRDKADFCIIHYAGKVDYKADEWLMKNMDPLNDNVATLLHQSADKFTAELWKDVDRIVGLDQVSGMGDLAFGSSYKTKKGMFRTVGQLYKESLSKLMSTLRNTNPNFVRCIIPNHEKRAGKLEPHLVLDQLRCNGVLEGIRICRQGFPNRIIFQEFRQRYEILTPNAIPKGFMDGKQACERMIKALELDPNLFRIGQSKIFFRAGVLAHLEEERDLKITDIIVSFQAAARGYLARKAFMKKQQQMSALKVMQRNCAAYLKLRHWQWWRLFTKVKPLLQVTRQDEVMQAKAVELQKVQEKHVKTQMDLKELENKYQQLSEEKAILAEQLQAETELFAEAEEMRARLAARKQELEDILHELESRVEEEEERCQQLQGDKKKMQQHIQDIEEQLEEEEAARQKLQLEKVSTEAKMKKMEEDLLVLEDQNSKLHKERKLMEERLSEFTSHMAEEEEKVKSLSKLRNKYEAVIADMEDRLKKEEKGRQELEKLKRKLDGEAGDLQEQVVELQQQLEELRQALARKEAELQAALARVEEESAQKNAVLKSLRELQAQLAELQEDMESEKVARAKAEKQRRDLGEELEALKTELEDTLDSTAAQQELRSKREQEVTELKKTIEDEVKVHEAQVLEMRQRHTSALEELSEQLEQSRRFKVTLEKTKQALEGENVELQKEVKVLQAAKLESEQRRKKLESQVQELQLRATDGERVKAELMERLGKLQNELDGVSGTLGSAESRAIKLAKDLASVESHLQDSQELLQEETRQKLNLSSRVRQLEEEKAGLLEQLEEEEAAKGNFTRQIQSLQQQVMETKKKLEDDAGVAEAIEEARRRAAKDLEALSLRYEERVQACDKLEKGRTRLQQELDDVTVALDQQRQVVSALEKKQKKFDQMLAEEKLISARYAEERDRAEADSREKETKVLSLSRALEEALETREELERQNKQLRAEMDDLVSSKDDVGKNVHELERSKRALEQQVQEMRAHLEELEDELQATEDGKLRLEVNMQALKAQHERELQNRDDANDDKKKLLGKQVRELEAELDAERKQRAQALAGRKKLELDLQEALAQLDAANKGRDEAGKQLRKLQAQMKELWREVEEARAAREEIFIQSRESEKKLKNLEAELLQLQEELAASERAKRQAQQERDDLADELANGNSGKSALLDEKRHLEARIGQLEEELDEEQSNMELMNDRYRKLSMQVETLTTELAAERSFSQKAENARQQLERQNKDLRAKLGEMDSSVKSKYKMAIATLESKVAQLEEQLEQESRERILSGKLVRRAEKKLKEVILQVDEERRNADQYKDQVEKSHLRLKQLKRQLEEAEEEASRANASRRRMQRELEDVTESAESMNREVTSLRNRLSKLERRQRKRTPLSFTTRTVRQVFRLDGVSDEETEDPESDSPSANHQPPTPLTPSQGQQPAPPAEPAQTE encoded by the exons CCATGGCTGTCCGAGCCCCTGCTCCGCGGGGCGACGCCAGCGCCGAGAGATACCTGTTTGTGGATCGGAACCAGGTGGGCAACCCAGCCTCCCAGGCTGACTGGACGGCCAAGCGGCTGGTGTGGGTCCCATCGGAGCGCCATGGCTTTGAGGCGGCCGGTCTGCGCGAAGAGCGGGGGGACGAGGTGCTGGTGGAGCTTGCCGAGAACGGGCGTCAGGTGCTGGTCGCCAAGGACGACATCCAGAAGATGAACCCCCCCAAGTTCACCAAGGTGGAGGACATGGCGGAGCTGACCTGCCTCAACGAAGCCTCTGTGCTGCACAACCTCAAGGACCGCTATTACTCAGGCCTCATCTAT ACGTATTCGGGGCTTTTCTGTGTGGTCATCAACCCTTACAAGAACTTGCCCATCTACACGGAGCAGATCGTGGAAATGTACCGGGGCAAGAAGCGCCACGAGATGCCACCCCACATCTATGCCATCTCTGAGGCTGCCTATCGGAGCATGCTGCAGG acCGAGAGGATCAGTCGATCTTGTGCAC GGGCGAGTCAGGTGCTGGGAAGACGGAGAACACGAAGAAAGTGATCCAGTATTTGGCCCACGTGGCTTCATCGCACAAAGCCCGGAAGGACCACAATGTGCCG ggCGAGCTGGAACGTCAGCTGCTACAAGCCAACCCTATCCTGGAGGCCTTCGGCAACGCAAAAACAGTAAAAAATGACAACTCCTCACGATTC GGTAAATTTATACGGATTAATTTCGATGTAGCTGGCTACATTGTCGGAGCAAACATAGAAACAT ACCTGCTGGAGAAATCGCGAGCCATTCGCCAGGCCAAGGACGAGCGGACTTTCCACATCTTCTACCAGCTCCTGGTGGGCGCTGGGGAGCACGTGAAAG GGGAGCTTCTGTTGGAGCCCTTCAATCAGTATCGCTTTGTCTCCAATGGATACCTGCCCATCCCAGGACAGCAGGACAAGGAGATCTTCCACGAGACCATGGAGTCAATGCGAATCATGGGCTTCTCGCACGAGGAGATACATT gtatgcTGCGGATGGTCTCGGCCGTGCTGCAGTTTGGGAACATTGTCTTCCGTAAGGAGAGGAACACAGACCAGGCCTCCATGCCTGACAACACAG CCGCCCAGAAGCTTTGCCACCTCCTGGGCATGAACGTCACCGAGTTCACCCGCGCCATCCTTACCCCGCGGATCAAAGTCGGCCGGGACTATGTGCAGAAGGCGCAGACGAAAGAGCAG GCTGACTTTGCGGTGGAAGCCTTGGCAAAAGCAACCTACGAACGCCTCTTCCGTTGGCTGGTGCATCGGATCAACCGGGCCCTGGACCGCACCAAGCGCCAGGGTGCCTCCTTCATCGGTATTCTGGACATCGCGGGCTTTGAAATATTCCAG CTGAATTCCTTTGAACAGCTCTGCATCAACTACACCAACGAAAAGCTCCAGCAGCTCTTCAACCACACCATGTTTGTGCTGGAGCAGGAAGAGTATCAGCGAGAGGGTATTGAATGGAACTTCATTGACTTTGGCCTGGACCTCCAGCCCTGCATAGACCTCATCGAGAGGCCG GCAAACCCCCCAGGGGTGCTGGCTCTGCTAGACGAAGAGTGCTGGTTCCCCAAAGCCACTGACAAGAGCTTCGTGGAAAAAGTTACCCAGGAGCAGGGAACCCACCCCAAGTTCCAGAAGCCCCGGCAGCTGCGGGACAAAGCTGACTTCTGCATCATCCATTACGCTGGCAAG GTTGACTACAAAGCAGACGAGTGGCTCATGAAGAACATGGACCCCTTGAACGACAACGTGGCTacgcttctccaccagagcgcagacAAGTTCACAGCAGAGCTGTGGAAAGATG TGGACCGAATCGTGGGCCTGGACCAAGTGAGCGGGATGGGAGACCTTGCCTTCGGCTCCTCATACAAGACGAAGAAGGGGATGTTCCGGACGGTGGGGCAGCTGTATAAGGAGTCTCTCTCCAAGCTCATGTCAACCCTGCGCAACACCAACCCCAACTTTGTGCGCTGCATCATCCCCAACCATGAGAAAAGA GCTGGAAAACTGGAGCCACACCTCGTGTTGGACCAGCTACGCTGCAACGGAGTCCTGGAGGGGATTCGCATTTGTCGCCAGGGCTTTCCCAACCGCATCATCTTCCAGGAATTCCGGCAGAG GTATGAGATCCTGACTCCAAATGCCATTCCTAAAGGCTTCATGGATGGGAAACAGGCCTGCGAACGCATG ATCAAGGCCTTGGAGCTGGACCCCAACCTCTTCCGCATCGGCCAGAGTAAGATCTTTTTCCGCGCTGGCGTCCTTGCTCATCTGGAGGAGGAGCGGGACCTGAAGATCACAGATATCATAGTCTCCTTCCAGGCAGCTGCCCGCGGATACTTGGCCCGCAA aGCCTTcatgaaaaagcagcagcagatgagCGCTCTCAAGGTCATGCAGCGTAACTGCGCCGCCTACCTCAAGTTGCGCCACTGGCAGTGGTGGCGCCTTTTCACCAAG GTGAAGCCCCTGTTACAGGTGACCCGTCAGGACGAGGTGATGCAGGCAAAGGCAGTGGAGCTGCAAAAGGTGCAGGAGAAACACGTGAAAACCCAAATGGACCTGAAGGAACTGGAGAACAAATACCAGCAG CTCTCGGAGGAGAAGGCCATCCTGGCCGAACAGCTGCAGGCGGAGACGGAGCTGTTTGCCGAAGCCGAGGAGATGCGGGCGCGGCTGGCGGCCCGGAAGCAGGAGCTGGAGGACATCCTGCACGAGCTGGAGTCGcgggtggaagaggaggaggagcgttGCCAGCAGCTGCAGGGGGACAAGAAGAAGATGCAGCAGCACATCCAG GACATCgaagagcagctggaggaggaggaggccgcccggcagaagctgcagctggagaAAGTGAGCACGGAAGCCAAGATGAAGAAGATGGAGGAAGACCTGCTGGTGCTCGAAGACCAAAACTCAAAACTGCACAAA GAGAGGAAGCTGATGGAGGAGCGTCTCTCCGAGTTCACCTCCCatatggcagaggaggaggagaaggtgaaGAGCCTCTCTAAACTGCGCAACAAATACGAAGCCGTCATCGCCGACATGGAAG ATCGGctaaagaaggaggaaaaggggCGCCAGGAGCTGGAGAAGCTGAAGCGCAAGCTGGACGGGGAGGCAGGGGACCTGCAGGAGCAGGTGGtggagctgcagcagcagctggaggagctCCGGCAAGCACTGGCAAGGAAGGAAGCCGAGCTACAGGCAGCGCTGGCCAG GGTGGAGGAGGAGTCTGCGCAGAAGAACGCCGTGCTGAAGTCCCTCCGTGAGCTGCAGGCGCAGCTGGCCGAGCTGCAGGAGGACATGGAGTCCGAGAAGGTGGCCCGCGCCAAAGCCGAGAAGCAGCGGCGGGACCTGGGCGAAGAGCTGGAGGCCCTGAAGACAGAGCTCGAGGACACCTTGGACTCGACGGCCGCGCAGCAGGAGCTACG GTCGAAGAGGGAGCAAGAAGTAACTGAGCTGAAGAAGACCATTGAGGACGAGGTCAAAGTGCACGAAGCCCAGGTGCTGGAGATGCGCCAGCGGCACACGTCTGCCCTGGAGGAGCTGTCGGAGCAGCTGGAGCAGTCGCGCCGG ttcaaagTTACCCTGGAGAAGACCAAGCAGGCCCTGGAAGGGGAGAACGTGGAGCTGCAGAAGGAGGTGAAGGTCCTGCAGGCAGCCAAGCTGGAGTCGGAGCAGCGGCGCAAGAAGCTGGAAAGCCAAGTCCAGGAGCTGCAGCTGCGGGCCACTGACGGTGAAAGAGTCAAAGCTGAGCTTATGGAGAGGCTGGGGAagctgcag AACGAACTCGACGGAGTCTCCGGTACCCTGGGAAGTGCAGAGTCCAGGGCGATAAAGCTTGCCAAAGATCTGGCCAGTGTAGAATCCCACCTGCAAGATTCCCAG gaactgctccaggaagaGACGCGGCAGAAACTGAATCTGAGTTCTCGAGTCCGGCAGctggaagaggaaaaagcaggTCTGCTGGAGcagctagaggaggaggaggctgccaaGGGGAACTTCACCCGCCAGATCCAGAGCTTACAGCAGCAG GTGATGGAGACCAAGAAGAAGCTGGAGGACGATGCTGGGGTAGCCGAAGCAATAGAGGAGGCTCGGCGCCGGGCAGCCAAGGACCTGGAGGCTCTCTCCTTGCGCTATGAGGAGCGGGTCCAGGCCTGCGACAAGCTGGAGAAAGGACGGACCCGGCTGCAGCAGGAGCTGGATGATGTCACCGTCGCCCTGGACCAGCAGCGCCAGGTGGTCTCCGCCCtcgagaagaagcagaagaaattcGACCAG ATGCTGGCTGAGGAAAAGCTGATCTCTGCCCGCTACGCTGAGGAAAGGGACCGAGCGGAAGCAGACTCCCGGGAGAAGGAGACCAAGGTGCTCTCGCTGAGTCGCGCCCTGGAGGAGGCTCTGGAGACACGGGAGGAGCTAGAGAGGCAGAACAAGCAGCTGCGGGCAGAAATGGACGACCTGGTCAGCTCGAAGGACGACGTCGGCAAGAAC GTGCACGAGTTGGAGCGTTCGAAGCGGGCCCTGGAGCAACAGGTGCAGGAAATGCGAGCCCACCTGGAGGAGCTGGAAGATGAGCTTCAGGCCACGGAGGACGGGAAGCTCCGCCTGGAGGTCAACATGCAGGCCCTGAAGGCCCAGCACGAGAGGGAGCTGCAGAACCGCGACGATGCCAACGACGACAAGAAGAAGCTGCTTGGGAAacag GTGCGGGAGTTGGAGGCTGAACTGGACGCAGAGAGGAAGCAACGGGCCCAAGCGCTTGCAGGCCGGAAGAAGCTGGAGCTTGATCTTCAGGAGGCGCTGGCACAGCTGGATGCGGCCAACAAGGGACGGGACGAAGCAGGGAAGCAGCTGCGAaaattgcag GCCCAGATGAAGGAGCTCTGGCGGGAagtggaggaggcccgtgcagcCCGCGAAGAGATCTTCATTCAGTCCCGCGAGAGCGAGAAGAAGCTGAAGAATCTGGAGGCGGAGTTGCTGCAGCTGCAGGAG GAACTGGCAGCGTCAGAGCGAGCCAAGAGGCAGGCGCAACAGGAGCGGGACGACCTGGCGGATGAGCTGGCCAATGGGAACAGTGGCAA GTCTGCTCTCCTGGATGAAAAGCGCCACCTTGAGGCCAGGATCGGTCAGCTGGAGGAAGAGCTGGATGAGGAGCAGAGCAACATGGAGCTCATGAACGACCGATACCGCAAGCTCAGCATGCAA GTGGAAACGCTCACCACAGAGCTGGCAGCGGAGCGCAGCTTCTCGCAGAAGGCCGAGAACGCCCGGCAGCAGCTGGAGCGCCAGAACAAAGACCTGAGGGCCAAGCTGGGAGAGATGGACTCCTCTGTCAAGTCCAAGTACAAGATGGCCATCGCAACCCTGGAGTCCAAGGTGGCCCAGTTGGAGGAGCAGTTGGAGCAGGAGTCCAG gGAGAGGATTCTATCAGGGAAACTTGTGCGGAGGGCGGAGAAGAAACTCAAGGAGGTGATTCTGCAAGTGGATGAAGAGAGGAGGAACGCAGATCAGTACAAAGATCAG GTTGAAAAGAGCCACCTGCGGCTAAAACAACTCAAACGGCAGCTCGAAGAAGCGGAAGAGGAGGCCTCGCGGGCCAATGCCAGCCGCCGCCGCATGCAGCGTGAACTCGAGGACGTCACAGAGTCAGCAGAGTCCATGAATCGCGAGGTGACCAGCCTGCGGAATCGTCTCAG CAAGTTAGAACGCCGGCAGCGGAA ACGCACCCCTCTGAGCTTCACCACCCGAACCGTGCGGCAGGTGTTCCGCCTTGACGGCGTCTCAGACGAGGAGACCGAAGACCCGGAGAGCGACTCTCCATCTGCAAACCACCAGCCTCCTACGCCCCTGACGCCCTCTCAGGGGcagcagccggccccccctgcggAGCCAGCCCAGACTGAATGA